A part of Streptomyces sp. NBC_01210 genomic DNA contains:
- a CDS encoding DUF6777 domain-containing protein, with amino-acid sequence MSAQPPPSERPTGPPSGPLSGPSQPGSTPPPGPVPPEPPPSGGGFGGTGGPGGAGGPGGTGGPGGPAKGPGEGPGHPWWRSAPRIAAVAAALVAAVVLTIVFTRPESAKAGEVVLEPAGSTGPDPYTESTARESSPPPTLPRLPSSSETPANATRSVRGSTPGLYNGTRKVASCDVEKQISSLTADPAKNRAFASVHGIAPAAVPGFLRSLTPVQLGMDTRVTNHGYKNGASTSYQAVLQAGTAVLVDARGVPQVRCGCGNPLRPLVPTKGTPQRKGDPWPAYRPSNVVVVAPSVTVVNVFIVFDPHKNDWFGRDRGDTDGRYDKRTPPPARIELPRFPDTSSPSPGKSSPSPGKSSPSPGSSSPSPDTPAPSPGSSSPSPDRQNLQPESSEPPAPSPPSPGEENPQPQSSEPPAYSPPEEAPPSDASLPAPPPPAVPEPPPESAADSPVS; translated from the coding sequence GTGAGTGCCCAACCACCACCCTCCGAACGCCCCACCGGGCCTCCCTCCGGCCCACTCTCGGGCCCGTCACAGCCGGGTTCGACGCCTCCGCCCGGTCCGGTGCCGCCCGAGCCCCCACCGAGCGGCGGGGGCTTCGGCGGCACGGGCGGTCCCGGAGGGGCGGGCGGACCCGGCGGCACAGGCGGGCCAGGCGGACCGGCGAAGGGCCCGGGCGAGGGCCCCGGCCACCCCTGGTGGCGGTCCGCGCCACGTATTGCGGCGGTCGCCGCCGCGCTCGTGGCCGCGGTGGTGCTGACCATCGTCTTCACCCGTCCCGAGTCGGCCAAGGCCGGCGAGGTGGTCCTCGAGCCCGCCGGCTCGACCGGGCCGGATCCGTACACCGAATCGACGGCGCGGGAGAGCTCCCCTCCACCGACGCTCCCCAGACTGCCGAGCAGCTCCGAGACCCCGGCCAACGCCACCCGCAGCGTGCGGGGATCGACCCCCGGCCTGTACAACGGGACCCGTAAGGTCGCCAGCTGCGACGTGGAGAAGCAGATCAGCTCTCTCACGGCCGATCCGGCCAAGAACAGGGCGTTTGCCTCGGTCCATGGCATCGCGCCCGCCGCCGTTCCCGGGTTTCTGCGGTCATTGACGCCCGTACAGCTGGGGATGGACACCCGGGTCACCAACCACGGCTACAAGAACGGCGCCTCCACCAGCTACCAGGCGGTGCTGCAGGCCGGTACGGCCGTGCTCGTCGACGCCCGCGGCGTGCCGCAGGTGCGCTGCGGCTGCGGCAATCCGCTGCGGCCTCTGGTCCCGACGAAGGGCACACCCCAACGGAAGGGTGACCCCTGGCCCGCGTACCGGCCCTCGAACGTCGTGGTCGTGGCGCCCTCCGTCACGGTGGTGAACGTGTTCATCGTGTTCGACCCGCACAAGAATGACTGGTTCGGCCGCGACAGGGGCGACACCGACGGCCGCTACGACAAGCGGACCCCACCGCCGGCGAGAATAGAGCTGCCACGCTTCCCGGACACGTCGTCACCGTCCCCGGGCAAGTCGTCGCCGTCCCCGGGCAAGTCATCGCCCTCTCCGGGCAGCTCGTCGCCGTCCCCGGACACGCCCGCACCCTCTCCCGGCAGTTCGTCGCCGTCCCCCGACAGGCAGAACCTGCAGCCGGAGTCCTCCGAGCCCCCAGCACCCTCGCCGCCGTCCCCGGGAGAGGAGAACCCGCAGCCGCAGTCCTCCGAGCCCCCGGCATACTCGCCACCCGAGGAAGCCCCGCCGTCGGACGCCTCGCTGCCTGCGCCACCGCCTCCCGCCGTCCCGGAACCTCCCCCCGAATCCGCAGCGGACTCACCCGTGTCCTGA
- a CDS encoding MFS transporter, translated as MYLSAGRAADTTAGVRRTRPSPARGTGARRAVAGNVIALGAVSLVTDVSAEMVTAVLPLYLVVGLGMSPLAFGALDGLYQGATVLSRLVGGHLADRAQRRKLVAGTGYALSTCCKLALLAATTPWAVGAVLAADRTGKGLRTAPRDALISLSCPPEEQGRAFGVHRAMDTAGALLGPLAAFAVLWAARDGYDAVFVVSFCAAAFGVLLLALFVRDASTRSPAAANRKRRCPRSLRTLARTPGLPRLCLIAALLGVVTVSDSFLYLLLQRRLDLPTPYFPLLPVGAAAGFLLLAVPLGRLADRIGRSAVFLAGHGALLIVYGLLLASWAGGPAAAGCVLVLLGVFYAATDGVLMAAAGPLLPPYLKASGLGLVQTAGALARFVGSLLFGAAWMYLGPEGALTVAATGLAVAMAVAVVLHRGSHP; from the coding sequence GTGTACCTGTCGGCCGGTCGGGCCGCCGACACCACGGCGGGCGTACGCCGCACCCGGCCGAGCCCGGCGCGCGGTACCGGAGCCCGCCGCGCGGTCGCCGGCAACGTCATCGCACTCGGCGCGGTCAGCCTGGTGACGGATGTCTCGGCCGAGATGGTCACCGCCGTACTGCCGCTCTATCTCGTCGTCGGCCTCGGTATGTCCCCGCTCGCCTTCGGCGCCCTGGACGGCCTCTACCAGGGTGCGACCGTGCTGTCCCGGCTGGTCGGCGGTCACCTCGCCGACCGCGCCCAGCGCCGCAAACTCGTCGCCGGCACCGGCTATGCCCTGTCCACCTGCTGCAAGCTCGCCCTGCTCGCCGCCACGACACCCTGGGCGGTCGGCGCCGTCCTCGCCGCCGACCGCACCGGCAAGGGGCTCCGCACCGCCCCACGCGACGCGCTGATCTCTCTGTCCTGCCCGCCCGAGGAGCAGGGCAGAGCCTTCGGAGTGCACAGGGCGATGGACACCGCGGGCGCGCTGCTCGGGCCGCTCGCCGCATTCGCCGTGCTGTGGGCCGCGCGCGACGGCTACGACGCGGTGTTCGTGGTCAGCTTCTGCGCCGCCGCGTTCGGTGTCCTGCTGCTTGCGCTCTTCGTACGGGACGCCTCGACACGAAGTCCCGCCGCGGCGAACCGAAAGCGACGCTGCCCGAGGTCGCTGCGCACTCTCGCCCGCACCCCCGGCCTGCCGCGGCTGTGTCTGATCGCCGCGCTGCTCGGCGTGGTCACGGTGAGCGACTCGTTCCTCTATCTGCTGCTCCAGCGCCGCCTCGACCTGCCCACTCCGTACTTCCCGCTGCTGCCCGTCGGCGCCGCCGCCGGATTTCTGCTGCTGGCAGTGCCGCTCGGCCGGCTGGCCGACCGGATCGGCCGCAGCGCGGTCTTCCTCGCGGGCCATGGGGCGCTGCTCATCGTGTACGGGCTGCTCCTCGCATCCTGGGCGGGCGGACCGGCCGCGGCCGGGTGCGTACTGGTGCTGCTCGGTGTCTTCTACGCGGCCACCGACGGTGTGCTGATGGCCGCCGCGGGCCCGCTTCTGCCGCCGTACCTGAAGGCGAGCGGCCTCGGCCTCGTCCAGACGGCCGGGGCCCTCGCCCGCTTCGTGGGCTCACTGCTCTTCGGCGCGGCCTGGATGTACCTCGGTCCTGAAGGGGCTCTGACCGTGGCCGCCACCGGTCTGGCCGTCGCCATGGCTGTGGCCGTCGTCCTCCACCGAGGGAGTCACCCATGA
- a CDS encoding alkaline phosphatase family protein: protein MEPRALPERSPDGSSTSRWRTTAAGIFSTLCLVATLGAADSHAAAPKADAALPGYDHVIVVVFENKQYGEIIGSSNAPYINQLANAGASLTGMKALTHPSQPNYFNLFSGSTQGITGDGCYTPQSMSAANLGQELTAAGKTFATYNEDLPSEGSTACTNGQYAQKHNPWFAFKNVPLNTGKTWAQFPKSDFTQLPHLSFVVPNQCSDMHSCSVGTGDTWVKNNLDAYAQWARVNNSLLVLTWDEDNYLGSNRIATVFSGAKVKQGTFSGAYNHYDLLRTFEDLFGTTHAGNAASATPVTEVFGDGTPPPGGDLSVANPGAQTCKFNQSCTIQITATGGRTPLKYSAAGLPFGLSIDTSTGRISGKPWQTGTVRITATATDSTAASAGTTFPLTVNWF, encoded by the coding sequence ATGGAGCCAAGAGCCCTACCGGAACGGTCACCGGACGGCAGCAGCACCAGCAGGTGGCGCACTACTGCCGCCGGGATCTTCAGCACGCTCTGTCTGGTCGCCACCCTCGGCGCGGCCGACTCGCATGCCGCAGCGCCGAAGGCGGATGCCGCGCTGCCCGGTTACGACCACGTCATCGTCGTCGTCTTCGAGAACAAGCAGTACGGCGAGATCATCGGCAGCTCCAACGCGCCCTACATCAACCAGCTCGCGAACGCCGGCGCCAGTCTGACCGGCATGAAGGCGCTGACCCACCCCAGCCAGCCGAACTACTTCAACCTCTTCTCCGGCAGCACCCAGGGCATCACGGGCGACGGCTGCTACACACCGCAGTCCATGAGCGCCGCCAACCTCGGACAGGAGCTGACCGCCGCCGGCAAGACCTTCGCCACCTACAACGAGGACCTGCCGAGCGAGGGCTCCACCGCCTGCACGAACGGCCAGTACGCGCAGAAGCACAACCCCTGGTTCGCCTTCAAGAACGTGCCTCTCAACACCGGCAAGACCTGGGCGCAGTTCCCGAAGAGCGACTTCACCCAGCTGCCGCACCTGTCGTTCGTCGTCCCGAACCAGTGCAGTGACATGCACTCCTGCTCCGTCGGCACCGGAGACACATGGGTGAAGAACAACCTCGATGCCTATGCCCAGTGGGCCAGGGTCAACAACAGTCTGCTGGTGCTCACTTGGGACGAGGACAACTACCTCGGCTCCAACCGGATCGCCACAGTCTTCTCCGGGGCCAAGGTCAAGCAGGGCACGTTCAGCGGCGCGTACAACCACTACGACCTGCTGCGCACTTTCGAGGACCTGTTCGGCACCACCCACGCCGGCAACGCGGCGAGCGCGACCCCCGTCACCGAGGTCTTCGGCGACGGCACTCCGCCGCCCGGCGGGGATCTGAGCGTGGCCAACCCCGGTGCGCAGACGTGCAAGTTCAACCAGAGCTGCACCATCCAGATCACCGCGACCGGCGGCAGGACGCCGCTCAAGTACAGCGCCGCGGGACTCCCGTTCGGCCTGTCCATCGACACCTCGACCGGCCGTATCTCCGGAAAACCCTGGCAGACCGGCACCGTCCGGATCACCGCCACCGCCACCGACTCCACCGCGGCCTCTGCCGGCACCACCTTCCCCCTGACCGTCAACTGGTTCTGA
- a CDS encoding serine/threonine-protein kinase, whose product MTRAPHDSSLQVGRPSDLLGKQIAGYLVESEIGRGGMAVVYRAKDLRLDRTVALKLLAPELARNDTFRQRFTHESRVAAAIDHPHIVPVFEAGETDGILYIAMRYVAGQDLRALLDDRGPLSSADAGRIAAQVASALDAAHDHDLVHRDVKPGNILVAAGTDSDHPEHVYLTDFGLTKKSLSLTGFTTVGQFVGTLDYVAPEQISGLPVDGRCDVYSLACVVHETLAGAPPFQRDDDMALLWAHQYDPPPPVTAQRHELPTAVDGVLAKALAKSPDDRYDSCLQFVTALRAAAAGAEQGGHPPTEVDLRAPAADPGPPPQPPRWAVPVFPGYPE is encoded by the coding sequence ATGACCCGCGCTCCGCACGACTCGAGCCTGCAGGTCGGACGGCCCTCCGACCTGCTCGGGAAACAGATCGCCGGGTACCTGGTCGAGAGCGAGATCGGCCGCGGCGGCATGGCCGTCGTCTACCGCGCCAAGGACCTACGGCTGGACCGCACCGTCGCGCTCAAACTGCTCGCTCCCGAACTCGCCCGCAACGACACCTTCCGGCAGCGGTTCACCCATGAGTCGAGGGTGGCTGCCGCGATCGACCACCCGCACATCGTGCCGGTCTTCGAGGCCGGCGAGACCGACGGCATCCTCTACATCGCCATGCGCTACGTCGCCGGACAGGATCTGCGCGCGCTGCTCGACGACAGGGGACCACTGTCGTCGGCGGACGCGGGACGGATCGCCGCTCAGGTGGCGTCCGCTCTCGACGCCGCCCACGACCACGACCTGGTGCACCGGGACGTCAAACCCGGCAACATCCTGGTCGCGGCGGGCACGGACAGCGACCATCCCGAGCACGTCTACCTCACGGACTTCGGCCTGACGAAGAAGTCGCTGTCGCTGACCGGGTTCACCACCGTGGGCCAGTTCGTCGGGACGCTGGACTATGTGGCGCCGGAGCAGATTTCGGGGCTCCCGGTGGACGGCAGGTGCGATGTCTACAGCCTCGCATGCGTCGTCCACGAGACTCTGGCCGGAGCACCGCCCTTCCAACGGGACGACGATATGGCGCTGCTGTGGGCCCACCAGTACGACCCGCCGCCGCCCGTCACCGCGCAGCGTCACGAACTCCCCACCGCTGTCGACGGCGTGCTGGCGAAGGCCCTCGCCAAGAGTCCCGACGACCGGTACGACTCGTGCCTGCAGTTCGTGACCGCACTGCGCGCGGCGGCGGCGGGCGCCGAGCAAGGGGGCCATCCGCCGACAGAGGTGGACCTCCGCGCGCCGGCCGCCGATCCGGGGCCGCCGCCGCAGCCGCCCCGCTGGGCGGTGCCGGTGTTCCCCGGTTACCCCGAGTAG
- a CDS encoding class I SAM-dependent methyltransferase translates to MTPFPTDLPWAAIVALVGLTAGTVRARRRLRALPVLEPASPTHTAPTPGRWHLISARGVEVDDATVRAAVAHAERTGLQVLDLVPARLDTERALSLLRILDLSAARYNRTADGRGAGHALLIAEDVRHRAGVECDTGPDSCPGPAELHTLLRRLKPYAPAATGVAIAPGLAAPAPDPARRAAELRAQGLPPGLLTVAQLAGLALLVRAAVADGGWGAAAAALYWLQPALILGGPRTPLRPADLIRATAARPLYSLGAALRTASSDRSGPAGTSPELEALRPAYAAELKAGTDRFFEPRRDDCPWCGSIRLSVRIRVPDLLQGKPGRFTLEQCAECGHVFQNPRLSLDGLDFYYRDFYEGLGVGGAAQVFGTMGRSYRARAAMLKPFGTPTAWLDVGTGHGHFCDSARDIWPGTRFDGLDMSAAVREAEARGWVGTAHQGQFPDLAAGLVHRYDTVSMYHYLEHTREPLAELDAAAAVLAPGGHLLIELPDPESRLARLLGPHWLPWFQPQHQHLIPIANLRQALADRGFTVLAEEHGAAHQSCDFVGAVLLTANRLAPHPYAPWGPGTATRTRRVVRTVVHTAALPCFAVAAALDQVRAAVARATEGGNAYRLLARRTPAAHETG, encoded by the coding sequence ATGACGCCGTTCCCGACTGACCTCCCATGGGCCGCGATCGTCGCACTGGTCGGGCTCACCGCGGGCACCGTGCGCGCTCGCCGCAGACTGCGCGCCCTACCCGTCCTGGAACCGGCCTCCCCCACCCACACCGCACCGACTCCGGGCCGCTGGCACCTGATCAGCGCCCGCGGAGTCGAGGTCGACGACGCCACGGTGCGCGCCGCCGTCGCCCACGCCGAACGGACCGGCCTTCAGGTACTCGACCTGGTTCCCGCCCGCCTCGACACGGAGCGCGCTCTGAGCCTGCTCCGGATCCTCGACCTCAGCGCCGCCCGCTACAACCGCACGGCCGACGGCCGCGGCGCGGGACACGCCCTGCTGATCGCCGAGGACGTCCGGCACCGGGCCGGCGTGGAGTGCGACACCGGTCCCGACTCGTGTCCCGGCCCCGCCGAACTTCACACCCTCCTGAGGCGGTTGAAGCCGTACGCCCCCGCCGCCACCGGCGTCGCCATCGCACCCGGCCTGGCCGCGCCGGCTCCCGACCCCGCCCGCCGTGCCGCGGAACTGCGCGCCCAAGGGCTGCCCCCGGGCCTGCTGACCGTTGCTCAACTGGCCGGTCTCGCCCTGCTCGTCCGGGCGGCCGTCGCGGACGGTGGCTGGGGGGCGGCGGCCGCCGCGCTGTACTGGCTGCAGCCGGCCCTGATCCTCGGCGGCCCGCGCACCCCGCTGCGCCCGGCCGACCTGATCCGCGCCACCGCAGCGCGGCCCCTGTACTCGCTCGGCGCCGCTCTGCGTACGGCCTCGAGCGACCGCTCAGGACCGGCCGGAACGTCTCCCGAGCTGGAGGCGCTGCGCCCCGCCTATGCCGCCGAACTCAAGGCCGGAACCGACCGGTTCTTCGAGCCCCGTCGCGACGACTGCCCCTGGTGCGGATCCATCCGGCTCTCGGTGCGTATCCGCGTACCCGATCTGCTCCAGGGCAAGCCGGGCCGTTTCACCCTCGAACAGTGCGCCGAGTGCGGACACGTCTTCCAGAACCCCCGCCTCTCCCTGGACGGCCTCGACTTCTACTACCGCGACTTCTACGAGGGCCTGGGCGTCGGAGGCGCGGCCCAGGTGTTCGGCACGATGGGCCGCTCGTACCGTGCCCGCGCCGCCATGCTCAAGCCGTTCGGGACGCCCACCGCCTGGCTCGACGTGGGCACCGGGCACGGTCACTTCTGCGACAGCGCGCGCGATATCTGGCCAGGCACCCGCTTCGACGGTCTGGACATGAGCGCCGCCGTACGTGAGGCGGAGGCACGCGGCTGGGTCGGCACCGCCCACCAGGGGCAGTTCCCCGATCTCGCCGCCGGGCTCGTCCACCGCTACGACACCGTCAGCATGTACCACTATCTGGAGCACACCCGCGAGCCGCTCGCCGAACTCGACGCGGCCGCCGCCGTGCTGGCCCCCGGCGGGCATCTGCTCATCGAGCTGCCGGACCCCGAATCACGGCTCGCCCGCCTCCTCGGCCCGCACTGGCTGCCCTGGTTCCAGCCCCAGCACCAGCACCTCATCCCGATCGCCAACCTCCGGCAGGCACTGGCCGACCGCGGATTCACCGTCCTGGCGGAGGAGCACGGCGCGGCCCACCAGTCCTGCGACTTCGTCGGTGCCGTCCTCCTCACCGCGAACCGGCTCGCCCCTCACCCGTACGCCCCTTGGGGACCGGGCACCGCGACCCGCACCCGGCGGGTGGTCCGCACCGTCGTGCACACCGCGGCGCTGCCGTGCTTCGCCGTCGCGGCAGCCCTCGACCAAGTGCGTGCGGCAGTGGCCCGCGCCACCGAAGGGGGCAATGCCTACCGCCTGCTGGCCCGCAGGACGCCGGCGGCTCACGAGACGGGGTGA
- a CDS encoding streptophobe family protein, whose protein sequence is MSQQRSSERADTGRAAHYWRDALAAVLAGLAVMIVTAALGLWAAGAAGLPGNAFPRVVAAVVVLAVGGSVDLSGDAGVIAETKVGLTVMPLSVTLAGALVIATGFLRPLRHRAVASTRELAGWAARMAAVWVLALIALAALARHSFAVRLGDRTIADIGEVLDASPEVGFRADIALTLVFGLLWLAGLLVLALLVSRKAPLPARLVRFQESVRPAAFAMVALLLAYVVLGLVAGLVVLVTRGHPAETLAVLLLGLPNLVWLALTLGLGVSWEGKVQGPFGLPVPHVLDSVLRTSDVSTLNLSSLSEHDGRAWWLLVVAALLLSAAAFLMAARSPARMRSWQHAVHMAVALALTVLTICLVARLSAHYGLSLLGVGDVGGGLDGEVFLRPNLWTALGLAVVWGLGAGFVGSLLAARVHRRGEVEPTAN, encoded by the coding sequence GTGAGCCAGCAGCGATCCAGCGAACGGGCGGATACGGGACGCGCCGCGCACTACTGGCGTGACGCCCTTGCAGCGGTGCTCGCCGGGCTGGCCGTCATGATCGTCACGGCCGCTCTCGGCCTCTGGGCGGCGGGCGCGGCAGGCCTCCCCGGGAACGCGTTTCCGCGGGTCGTCGCGGCCGTCGTCGTGCTGGCCGTCGGCGGCTCTGTCGATCTCTCGGGAGACGCCGGGGTGATCGCCGAGACGAAGGTGGGCCTCACGGTGATGCCTCTCTCGGTGACCCTCGCCGGGGCCCTGGTCATCGCCACCGGCTTTCTCCGGCCGCTGCGGCACCGAGCCGTCGCCAGTACCCGTGAACTGGCCGGATGGGCCGCCCGGATGGCGGCGGTGTGGGTGCTCGCGCTCATCGCCCTCGCGGCCCTGGCCCGCCACAGCTTCGCCGTCCGGCTCGGGGACCGGACGATCGCGGACATCGGCGAAGTGCTGGACGCATCGCCCGAGGTCGGGTTCCGGGCCGACATCGCCCTCACTCTGGTTTTCGGCCTGCTGTGGCTGGCGGGCCTCCTGGTGCTGGCCCTTCTCGTCTCGCGCAAGGCGCCGCTGCCCGCTCGCCTGGTGCGCTTCCAGGAGTCGGTGCGCCCAGCAGCGTTCGCCATGGTGGCGCTGCTGCTGGCGTACGTCGTGCTGGGACTGGTCGCCGGACTTGTCGTACTGGTCACCCGAGGTCACCCGGCCGAGACGCTCGCCGTGCTCCTCCTCGGACTGCCGAACCTCGTCTGGCTCGCCCTCACGCTCGGCCTCGGCGTTTCCTGGGAGGGGAAGGTGCAAGGCCCTTTCGGGCTGCCGGTGCCGCACGTACTGGACTCGGTACTGCGCACCTCGGACGTCTCCACCCTCAACCTGAGTTCCCTCTCCGAACACGACGGACGGGCCTGGTGGCTGCTGGTCGTGGCCGCGCTCCTGCTGTCGGCCGCCGCGTTCCTCATGGCGGCCCGCTCACCCGCCCGGATGCGGTCCTGGCAGCACGCAGTGCACATGGCGGTGGCGCTCGCCCTCACGGTGCTCACCATCTGCCTCGTCGCCCGGCTCTCGGCCCATTACGGCCTGTCGCTGCTGGGCGTCGGAGACGTCGGCGGCGGCCTCGACGGAGAGGTGTTCCTGCGTCCGAACCTGTGGACGGCGCTCGGCCTGGCCGTGGTCTGGGGGCTGGGCGCCGGATTCGTCGGGAGCCTGCTCGCCGCGCGGGTCCACCGTCGCGGAGAAGTGGAGCCGACGGCGAACTGA
- a CDS encoding galactokinase: MSTATSADMSTATSTLDIARRHTADPLFRLVAYALESAHDRPPATVWSAPHAFHLGSPRVVAAAGWPVAAAAAPREDGLARLSSLAHPAQSCELPLTGPPLPHPDWAARSYALLRTMARAGYGRGGIDLHIHSTLTAAAGLSSTEPLECAVALAVADLHADGTRPRPPRGRLAALARAAAPAGDEALRQAVLFARPGRALLLDNGRRRRIPFDPPEHGAKLMLLVTRGEGPGAADIRRALDAARRAGAFAAWRPGREPGRSALVLLPQDRLTTLRTTVAEEFRSRGRPVPRFLNIAVAGAARREE; the protein is encoded by the coding sequence ATGAGCACGGCCACGAGCGCGGACATGAGCACGGCCACGAGCACGTTGGACATCGCCCGCCGCCACACCGCCGACCCGCTCTTCCGGCTGGTCGCCTATGCCCTCGAATCGGCGCACGACCGTCCCCCGGCCACGGTGTGGAGCGCCCCGCACGCTTTCCATCTGGGCTCCCCCCGCGTCGTCGCCGCGGCCGGCTGGCCCGTGGCAGCGGCCGCGGCCCCGCGCGAGGACGGCCTGGCACGGCTGAGCTCCCTCGCCCACCCCGCGCAGAGCTGCGAACTCCCGCTCACCGGACCGCCATTGCCCCACCCCGACTGGGCCGCCCGCAGCTACGCCCTGCTGCGTACCATGGCCCGCGCCGGATACGGCCGTGGCGGCATCGACCTGCACATCCACTCCACGCTGACCGCGGCGGCCGGACTCTCGAGCACGGAGCCGCTGGAGTGCGCCGTGGCCCTCGCAGTCGCCGATCTGCACGCCGACGGCACCAGACCGCGACCGCCGCGTGGCCGACTCGCCGCCCTCGCCCGGGCAGCGGCGCCCGCCGGTGACGAGGCCCTGAGGCAGGCCGTGCTCTTCGCACGCCCCGGCAGGGCTCTGCTGCTCGACAACGGCCGCCGACGGCGTATCCCCTTCGACCCGCCCGAACACGGGGCGAAGCTGATGCTCTTGGTGACACGCGGCGAGGGACCCGGCGCCGCTGACATCCGGCGCGCGCTGGACGCCGCTCGGCGCGCAGGTGCGTTCGCCGCCTGGCGGCCCGGACGAGAGCCGGGGCGCAGTGCCCTGGTGCTGTTGCCGCAGGACCGGCTGACGACCCTCCGTACCACCGTGGCCGAGGAGTTCCGCAGCCGCGGACGGCCCGTACCGCGCTTCCTGAACATCGCCGTGGCGGGCGCGGCCCGCCGCGAGGAGTGA
- a CDS encoding TolB family protein, giving the protein MSMRARLLILALASAVLASVAAVATLRAADRAAQRERARPGEPVARTGTVTLRQPGRLLFRNLAWGPQRDHISSVPLTTPAAPRTAAPGNCLRFHAAAGTGICLRATGGVIPGHEAVLLDERLRPVRTFPAPGMPTRARVSPSGRLAAWTVFVSGDSYAGGAFSTRTAIYDTRTGTLHADLEKFAVIKDGHRDRAADHNFWGVTFAADDNRFYATLATGGHTYLVEGDLTLRTLHTVRENVECPSLSPDGTRVAFKKRVPGAPAATPWRLYVLDLRTGRESALAERRSVDDQPLWLTGDTLLYAVPGDFGADLWSIPADGGGTPRLTVKSGTSPAVIT; this is encoded by the coding sequence ATGAGCATGCGGGCCAGGCTGCTCATCCTTGCCCTCGCCAGCGCGGTCCTGGCCTCGGTCGCCGCCGTCGCCACGCTGCGGGCCGCCGACCGCGCGGCCCAGCGCGAGCGGGCCAGGCCCGGCGAACCGGTCGCCCGGACCGGTACGGTGACCTTGCGTCAGCCCGGTCGGCTCCTCTTCCGCAACCTTGCCTGGGGCCCGCAGCGCGACCACATCTCCTCCGTCCCGCTGACCACCCCGGCCGCCCCGCGCACCGCCGCGCCCGGCAACTGCCTGCGCTTCCACGCGGCCGCCGGCACAGGCATCTGCCTCCGAGCCACCGGCGGAGTCATCCCGGGCCACGAAGCCGTGCTCCTCGACGAGCGGTTGCGGCCCGTCCGTACGTTTCCGGCACCCGGCATGCCCACCCGCGCCCGGGTGTCGCCGAGCGGACGACTGGCGGCGTGGACGGTCTTCGTCAGCGGCGATTCCTACGCGGGCGGCGCCTTCTCCACCCGTACCGCCATCTACGACACCCGTACCGGCACCCTCCACGCCGACCTCGAGAAGTTCGCCGTGATCAAGGACGGGCATCGAGACCGGGCCGCCGACCACAACTTCTGGGGCGTCACCTTCGCCGCCGACGACAACCGCTTCTATGCGACCCTCGCCACCGGCGGACATACCTATCTGGTCGAGGGCGACCTGACCCTGCGTACTCTGCACACCGTGCGCGAGAACGTCGAGTGCCCCTCCCTCTCCCCGGACGGCACCCGCGTCGCCTTCAAGAAGCGAGTCCCCGGTGCCCCCGCAGCCACCCCTTGGCGGCTGTATGTGCTGGACTTGCGCACAGGCAGGGAGTCTGCGCTCGCCGAGCGGAGAAGCGTCGACGACCAACCCCTCTGGCTGACCGGCGACACGCTCCTCTACGCAGTGCCCGGCGACTTCGGTGCCGACCTCTGGTCGATTCCGGCGGACGGTGGCGGAACACCCCGGCTGACCGTGAAGTCCGGTACGTCTCCGGCCGTCATCACCTGA